The Psychroflexus sp. ALD_RP9 region TCGATAATGAACATGAGGTTGGTTGCTAAGTTTTGATCAAGATTTAAATCTGTATTTAGGCTTTTAAAGAGTTTAGAGATATTTTCAGATTCAAGAACTAAAAATTTCCAATTTTTACTACTAGAGGTTTTATCAATTTCGGCCTTAAATGCATTAATCTTTTCTACTTGATCAGGTGTAATGACTGAGACGACCTGAAAATCTTTAAACTCATGATAGCGATCGTATATTTTTTCTTTAACATTAAAGGCGTAAACTTTTTTAATGTCAAAATCTTTACCAAAAAACGAGAGTAATGTGATTTTATTTTCAAAATCTACTTTAGATTCTTCAGATAGATTCTCTAAGGTCGTGATATTATTTTTTAGTTTTGGAAGTTTTGCAAAGTTATTAATACCACTTGAAAAGAAGAGATATGCCACTAAAGGCAGTATAAAAAGTATAACTAGTACAAGGCGTTTTTTAGTCATCTAAATTTTTTTCAAAATTAAAAAAGGCGGTTGATTAAAACCGCCTTTTCTATGAATTTTTAACCTATAATTTAGAAATCCCAACTAATATAACCATTGGTGTATACATCATGTATATAATCTCCTTCAATTAGTAAAATAGCAATAAGGTAGCAGATGAGAAACACGCCAGTCCAAACAACTGTTCTTCGTAAGCCTGCAGACTCATGCTCCATGTGCATAAATGCCCATGTAATGTAATACGCTTTGAAAATGGTAAGGATAATGAAAATCCAGTTCAGTAGTGAGGTTATTGCGAAGTCGGTTTCTACTAGAAATTCAGGTTTTATTATCCCTAAAATCACTTCTACAATAGTTAAAACAGAAAGTATTATGAAGACTTCCCAAATTCGTTTTGTTGCTGATGATTTATTGTGTGTTGTATCTGTTGCCATAATATATAATTTATACAAGATAGAAGAATGTGAAAACGAAAACCCAAACAAGGTCTACAAAGTGCCAATAAAGACCAACTTTTTCTACCATTTCGTAAGAGCCTCTTTTCTCGTAAGTGCCTATAAGAACATTAAAAAATATAATTATTAAAATCACTACACCAGAGAATACGTGAAAACCGTGAAAACCAGTGATAAAGAAAAAGAAGTCTGCAAATAATTGTGGTCCATATTCATTTCTAGTAAGGTTAGCACCTTCAACCACTCTAGTTACTCGATTATTAAGATATTGTTCAGCTTCAGCTCTATCTAAAATCGTTTTTTCACCTGCTTCATTTAGTTGCATTGTTCTGATCGAATATTCGCTTTTTTGCATAAAGCCAGCCTTAATTTCTTCTAGCGTAACACTTGGCTGTTCGTTACCTGATTGATACCAGATACCATTATTGGCTTTATGTTCTCGATCTATTTCAGTTAGTGGGACTGCAATATCATTAATTGAAACTCGATGGCCGTCATTATCAACAAATTGAAGTATATCGCCACCTTTTGTTTCTATAGCGCCATATTCGCCTTTGATAAAGTTTTTCCATTCCCAAGCTTGTGAGCCTAAGAATACAATACCACCTAAAATAGTCAGCGCCATATAGGTAACTACTTTGTTTTTTTTCATATGATGTCCAGCATCAACGGCAAGCACCATTGTTACAGATGAAAAAATAAGTATGAATGTCATTAAGGCAACATAATACATTGGTGCATCCACACCATGTAAAAAAGGGAAGTGATTAAATACTTCGTCGGCGATAGGCCATTCATTAATAAATTTAAATCTTGAAAAACCGTAAGCGGCTAAGAATGCTGAAAAAGTAAGGGCATCTGAAGTGATGAAAAACCACATCATTAACTTACCGTAGCTTGCTTTAAGTGGCTTGCTGTCTCCGCCACCCCAAAGTTTACCTTCGGTTCCTGTTTTAGCAACAGTTGTAGACTCCATAAAATTAAATATTAGTTAGTGCAAAAATAGACAAAAAAGTTTTTATTTAAAGAAATATAAAAACAAAAACAAATAGACCCATAATGCATCGACAAAATGCCAGAAAGTCAAGCCTAGCTCAAAACCTAGCATATTTGATGCTGTATATTTTTTTCTAAAATGATTATAAATTACTACAAGTAGGACGATTAATCCGCCAAGAATATGTGCTAAATGGGCAACAACCAACACATACACAAAAGACATACGCACGTTACTAGCTGCTCCTGTAAAGTGGTAGCCGTCTTCAATAATTTGATCAAAGCCAGCAAATTGCATGTAAACAAAAAGAGCACCCAATATTAGGGTGACTAGCATTAAACTGTTGGCTAGACTTCGATTGTTATTTTTTATAGCAGTTTTTGCAAAATGAAAAGTAAAGCTACTTATAATGATAATAATGGTACTATATAAAAATAGTTGTGGTAAAGCATATTCTGAAAGCCAGTCAGGACGACTTTTACTTACAACATAGGCACTTGTAAGACCAGCAAAGGTCATTGACAT contains the following coding sequences:
- a CDS encoding redoxin domain-containing protein; translation: MTKKRLVLVILFILPLVAYLFFSSGINNFAKLPKLKNNITTLENLSEESKVDFENKITLLSFFGKDFDIKKVYAFNVKEKIYDRYHEFKDFQVVSVITPDQVEKINAFKAEIDKTSSSKNWKFLVLESENISKLFKSLNTDLNLDQNLATNLMFIIDKKLNLRGRSDDEDEGIKYGYDMSNLAEISDKFNDDVKIILAEYRLALKKYKAKRQ
- a CDS encoding cytochrome C oxidase subunit IV family protein, yielding MATDTTHNKSSATKRIWEVFIILSVLTIVEVILGIIKPEFLVETDFAITSLLNWIFIILTIFKAYYITWAFMHMEHESAGLRRTVVWTGVFLICYLIAILLIEGDYIHDVYTNGYISWDF
- a CDS encoding cytochrome c oxidase subunit 3, which gives rise to MESTTVAKTGTEGKLWGGGDSKPLKASYGKLMMWFFITSDALTFSAFLAAYGFSRFKFINEWPIADEVFNHFPFLHGVDAPMYYVALMTFILIFSSVTMVLAVDAGHHMKKNKVVTYMALTILGGIVFLGSQAWEWKNFIKGEYGAIETKGGDILQFVDNDGHRVSINDIAVPLTEIDREHKANNGIWYQSGNEQPSVTLEEIKAGFMQKSEYSIRTMQLNEAGEKTILDRAEAEQYLNNRVTRVVEGANLTRNEYGPQLFADFFFFITGFHGFHVFSGVVILIIIFFNVLIGTYEKRGSYEMVEKVGLYWHFVDLVWVFVFTFFYLV
- a CDS encoding heme-copper oxidase subunit III, with amino-acid sequence MDGDLRNKKQIKAKKMMLWFGIISMSMTFAGLTSAYVVSKSRPDWLSEYALPQLFLYSTIIIIISSFTFHFAKTAIKNNNRSLANSLMLVTLILGALFVYMQFAGFDQIIEDGYHFTGAASNVRMSFVYVLVVAHLAHILGGLIVLLVVIYNHFRKKYTASNMLGFELGLTFWHFVDALWVYLFLFLYFFK